A DNA window from Drosophila virilis strain 15010-1051.87 chromosome 4, Dvir_AGI_RSII-ME, whole genome shotgun sequence contains the following coding sequences:
- the LOC6628059 gene encoding E3 ubiquitin-protein ligase KCMF1, which produces MGHRNFCCDGCQTHNFHGRRFHCLRCVNYDLCGECYDQHVETLDHRVEHPMQLLLDQERHQQLPELLLNGEMLELMHLPNCYTCPYCGIFGHTAKELIDHVVTMHRQADNHVVCPMCAGLPGIELVAIRNLARHLLLNHIEHANLLDPNTPPLRHALARVSRRRRRQQPPNPGNQSGNNSRSSARSNSSRMDSEAGIDILYQLSELRRLRPELRLSQTPANYLEGDPRSRPTTLAIASPEALTNGPAQGSGNEAAGSSALLLEHSDADRYLLHQWMAKQHADLETALRDNSQRQQHALFTEHLLLSMLCEEQLQLPQPKPETEPEPESEILQHLLFPEPDEEEDEQSVDRKNEDLISLLPCKYIPSQIMMLMSLPWIRPWSTQSKQRYIELQGVTLEESALTGSEQQDID; this is translated from the coding sequence ATGGGCCATCGAAATTTTTGCTGCGATGGCTGTCAAACACACAATTTCCATGGACGAAGGTTTCACTGTTTGCGTTGTGTGAACTATGACCTGTGCGGCGAGTGCTATGACCAGCATGTGGAGACGCTGGACCATCGTGTGGAGCATcccatgcagctgctgctcgacCAGGAGCGGCATCAACAGCTGCCCGAACTGCTGCTCAATGGCGAGATGCTCGAACTGATGCATTTACCCAACTGTTATACATGCCCCTATTGCGGCATCTTTGGGCATACGGCCAAGGAGCTGATCGATCATGTGGTCACCATGCATCGCCAGGCCGACAACCATGTGGTGTGCCCCATGTGCGCCGGACTGCCGGGCATTGAGCTGGTCGCCATACGCAATCTGGCGCGCCATTTGCTGCTGAATCACATAGAGCATGCCAATCTGCTCGATCCGAATACGCCGCCGTTGCGTCATGCACTGGCGCGCGTGTCGCGTCGAAGGCGGCGCCAACAGCCGCCAAATCCGGGCAATCAGAGTGGCAACAATAGTCGCAGCTCGGCGCGATCCAATAGCAGCCGCATGGACTCTGAGGCGGGCATCGATATACTCTATCAGCTGTCCGAGCTGCGTCGCCTGCGTCCGGAGCTACGCTTGAGCCAGACGCCAGCCAATTACCTGGAGGGGGATCCGCGCTCACGCCCGACCACTCTGGCAATTGCTAGTCCCGAGGCGCTGACCAATGGCCCCGCCCAAGGCTCTGGCAATGAAGCAGCTGGCAGCTCGGCGCTGCTGTTGGAGCACTCGGATGCGGATCGCTATCTACTGCACCAGTGGATGGCAAAGCAGCACGCGGACCTGGAGACAGCGCTGCGGGACAACagccagcgacagcagcacGCGCTCTTCACCGAGCACCTGCTGCTCTCCATGCTGTGcgaggagcagctgcagctgccacagcccAAACCAGAaacagaaccagaaccagagtCAGAGATATTACAGCACCTGCTATTCCCAGAGCCGgatgaagaagaagatgaaCAATCTGTGGACCGAAAAAACGAGGACCTCATCTCCCTGTTGCCGTGCAAATATATACCGTCCCAGATCATGATGCTGATGTCGCTACCTTGGATCAGGCCCTGGTCAACCCAGAGCAAACAGCGCTACATTGAACTGCAGGGCGTCACCCTAGAAGAGAGCGCGCTAACTGGCTCTGAGCAGCAGGATATCGACTAA